The Radiobacillus deserti genomic interval TAATGAAACAGCCGCGATTTTTAAAATCTCCTCTCCAGGTATGATTAGAAAATGGAGGATCCTTTATGAAAAAGGAGGAGTAGACGCCCTTAAACCGAAGAAAAAGGGGCGTACACTCATGAAAAAAGAAAATAAGAGAGATACACAAAAACAAGTACCAACTGATAATTCTATTGAAGCTCTCAAAGCTGAAGTAAAACAGCTACGAATGGAGAATGAGTATCTAAAAAAGTTGAACACCTTAGTTCAAAACAAGGAAAAATCACCAAACAAGACAAAGCGAAAATAGTCTATGAACTAAGGAATGACTTCTCGGTGAAAGCACTTATAACGTTGGCAGATGTACCACGTAGTACGTACTACTACTTCGTTAAACAATTAGATCGTCCAGATAAAGATGCAGAACTAAAAATACTTATAAAAGAAATTTATTATGAACACAAAGGACGATATGGTTATCGTCGTATTCGAGATGAGCTTGTGAACCGTGGGTACAAAGTTAATCATAAAAAAGTTCAACGAATCATGAAGGGATTAGGTTTGAAAAGTATGGTTCGTATGAAGAAATATCGTTCTTATAAAGGGAAAGTAGGTAAGACAGCACCAAACATATTGGACCGTAACTTCAAGGCAGAAAAGCCAAATGAAAAATGGGTAACAGATATTACTGAGTTTAAATTATTTGGGGAGAAACTCTACCTATCTCCTATTCTTGATTTATTTAATGGTGAAATTATTACTTACACGATTGGTTCAAGACCTACATACTCACTTGTTTCAAACA includes:
- a CDS encoding IS3 family transposase (programmed frameshift), producing the protein MAKFTQENKLNAVQRYLEGNESYHSIGESLGTSSSVIMNWVAQYNLHGLEGLLKKSYASYSEQFKLKVLNYMIEHGTSPNETAAIFKISSPGMIRKWRILYEKGGVDALKPKKKGRTLMKKENKRDTQKQVPTDNSIEALKAEVKQLRMENEYPKKVEHLSSKQGKITKQDKAKIVYELRNDFSVKALITLADVPRSTYYYFVKQLDRPDKDAELKILIKEIYYEHKGRYGYRRIRDELVNRGYKVNHKKVQRIMKGLGLKSMVRMKKYRSYKGKVGKTAPNILDRNFKAEKPNEKWVTDITEFKLFGEKLYLSPILDLFNGEIITYTIGSRPTYSLVSNMLEKSFERLTDKDKLILHSDQGWHYQMRQYRHALKEQGITQSMSRKGNCYDNAVIENFFGIMKSEFLYLNEFDSIDHFKQELEEYMNYYNNKRIKTKLKGKSPVQFRTLAQQAA